The Brassica napus cultivar Da-Ae chromosome C1, Da-Ae, whole genome shotgun sequence DNA segment ATAAACTACTCTCACTATCTTCAATGTCATCTTCTTAAGAATCAAAACACGAGGAATTGTATCATTCTCCCAAAACCCATCAAAGAGATTGTTGTTTAAGTATCTCTGCTAGAGATGAGCATCAAAGAGATTTAATGAGAACCTATTCTAATGAGACTTCTCATAAAATTTTACCCTTGTAGAGAGGGTCTATGGAAAAATTTTAGTTGAAATAAGGACATGATCATAAGttccaaaacaaaattaaaatgttgtTGCAGATAGGAATTCAAGAAAAGTTGCAAATAAAGATTTggttcacaattttttttttggtaaaatgttaaattattatacCAATTTTCAATTTTGTGACAGAAATTACATAGCAAATAAGTAGTGGAATGCAATAATGAAACTAAACAACTGATCATAAACAGAATGAAAACAAACCCGAAGGTAGCATGACAAAGTCGAAGAGCCAGATTTGCTACGAGTCAAGCTTAGACCTTACAAACAGAGACTAGTCGCAAACGAGAGCCATGCACCACGAGCTACCGAGATAAAAGCACCCTTAAACCTTGAAACAACGGCTCCTGCAGCTTCCGACTGCTCAGCCGAAACCAGACTCGGATGAAGAATCCAAACATGAACAAACTCAAAACACCAGACAGCTAAACGAGAGAGAACCACCGAACGATGATGCCGTCGTTCGTCGAGCCATCCCAGAGATTGCCGCCTCCGTTCCAACTCGCTGTGACCGTTTACACCCATTGAACCGAAATCTCCCAGCGGATACTATACGGCGGAAACCCTAATAGAAGAAGAGAGAACGGGATAGagagataatatgatttttccaaaaaaaaataataactcaCAACCTGGTtcacaaattttgaaataaaaccgTTGATCAGAGATGATTTCTTATAGAACATCAATTACAATAAAAATTTGGAAGCGTGGGGGTTCAAAATGATTATCTACCTTAATGATAACAATTGGCTCTTTTACAAGCAAATACCATGCATCTCACTTTTTTACAAGTGAAAACTATGCATGGACAAACCGAGCCTTTTAATCCAGTTTTGACTATAGACTTCGTGTTTCAATTGTCAGCTTAAAAGTCGTTATCACTAATGTGATAATTGTTTCTAATTTTTGCATTACTAGTAATGctctaattatatattttatgatactaataaatatgtttttgtagGATCCTGtcaaaactctaaaaaaatAGCAAGAGGaaaaaaccaaatttttttttagaaattagagGTTTGAATGCATCAATAACATTCTTTAGTCCTCATGGCTTGCCACATTCAGAGGAGTATATCATATTTAGGCACACCTTATGCAATTGGctattttgttatttatctGAGATTAATTTTAGAGTGTTTTATGCCAATCTGGTGCAtgtaaagatttaaaaaaatagcaataatcatcaatagaatatatattattgtttcatTTCCCCCAATCTTTTTTATCAAAGTCTAGGGCACCATCTATAAAAGGGCCtctgatatttaaaaaaaaaaacacttttcttacatattaatttataaaaattaatgttttttttggtaaaatattaatgttttcatcataatatatttgaaaaatatagaaattttgaatatatatatatagtacttaaaggtaaataatttgtttttctctctttatttttaaagctaattttgtcttatttatatattttgggtatagttttaatattttttttgttttttacttctaaaaaaaataaatgggaCTCCCAACAATGTCAGGACCGACTCTGGCAATGGACCGACTTTCTGAAAGTTGTCGACTCCTATTGGGTTAACAGGGAATGGGTCAAATTGCAGGTACTATGTTGTCAAGCTGGTGAGGTCTCAACCTTCTCAGCTTTGCCTCAGCATTTTGGATTTTAAGCATTGTAAATGGAAACAACCTCGTATCTACTATCTAGCATCCGCGTTGGTCACAATTTGGGTTCCCGTTTATCGTCGTATCTACAGACCATCCGCGTTTCACAATAGGGCAATTTTCAAACTAAGATAAACCTACAAGCGATCCATACTCAAATTGATGAAAACATACAATCAGATACATTACATAATGATCATCAGATGACAATCACTACGATAGTATgagattttacaaaataaaaacatatataaggCATACTGAACTTGGGTAAAAAAAGATAACACAAAAAATGATCTCAAAcgcttagaagaagaaaaaactacTCCCAAAAAATGATTGCACAAAACAAAAGCCACCTGATGtattttgattcattttcttCGGATTAGCAAGGATtgaaagatttatatatatagtgaatgaAGGAGATTCCTTGTTCTGAAGCATTTTCTAAGGCATGACGCCAAGATCCTTGAAGTAATCATGCTCCAGGGCAGCTCTTGCGTTGATTCTTTTCGTGGGATCCATTAACAGCATTTTCTGTTACACAGACATAATATCATCCATAAACTCATTATATCTTAGTGATAAATATCCAAAAGTTTGGTTTTGCTCTTTTCccgttttgggtttaggattttaacCAATCCCGGTTATTGAAGTTTGTTCATGTTTCAGACTTGGTTTTGGACTTCTTCTTTTGCGGCACATACAAGAAGCCAGAACCAATTTATTTGGCTTTGGTTTAGTCAAACAGCTCACGAGTTTAACTGTACAAGCGGTTTCTAGTCCTAAAGACAGTATGTgtgtgtaaatatatatatgcatatggtCAGTGAACTTACAGATAGGAGATCTATTCCCTCGGGATCCAGATTCGGGACAAAAGATCTTAAGTCCTGTTgtataagaagaaaaaaggcATGGGCATGGATCACAATCTGTTGTTACATTTTGTCTACTGAAAACGAGATGTATAAGGGAATGAAGAAAATTGAAGTACCGTTGGTTTCCATTTAGGCAGAGCAGATTTGTAATCCGGCAGCGAAGTTACACCGGGCCATGTATCTTCGTTTGGAGTTCCCATGATTCTGGAAAAGAGATACAGAAAAGCATGGTAGCAATAGGTTTATATAATCAGTTAACACTTCAATACTACGACGCTCTGAAAATTAGATTTCAAGTTGAAAATGAGTTCAGATTCCTTTGTGATATCATTGCAGCCAAGgaagttatttaaaatatagaagtAGAAAAATGGATCAAAGAAGATAGTTACGAAACCTGAAAATCTTGAAGAGTTGATCAATCTCGGAGTCTCCAGGAAACAGGGGCTTTTGGGTGATCATCTCGGCGAAAATGCATCCCACAGACCAAATATCAACGGGTGTAGAGTAATGATGAGAACCTAGGAGTATCTCAGGTGCTCGGTACCAGAGAGTAACCACCTACAAGGAACAATACTGTGTGAAAGACCAAGAAGAGATGTGAAACATAAATCTAGCACTGAGAATTTTTGTGTGGTATTTTTGAATCACAAGGAAAATGTCCTTTTAAGTAAAGACTGAGAAATTTAGTCACATTTATCAGTTGCAGAAGTGGGATAATACTTAATGTAGTGctttactctcttttttctcTAGTAAAAATAAGGAAAGAAGCGAAATGCCAAAGGATTTAATAACGAAACGTATAAACAAGAATTAAGCTCTTTTTTTTGGGCACCTCATGAGTAAATGTCCTGACGGGGATACCGAAAGCTCTGGCCAGTCCAAAATCTGCAAGCTTTAGTGAATTTGTGCCGCGATCAATCAACAAATTCTGCGGCTTCAGATCACGGTGGAGAACCCTGTGAGAGTGGCAATACGCGATTCCACGGAGAATCTGGTAAAGATACGTCTGCAAAGACAAGATGGAACAGCCAGTAATGAATACTAAAAATGCAACGACGCCTTAAAAGTTTCCAAGTATTCACTTTGATCATATGCAGATCCTTGGAGAAATCAGGAGAGGAGTCCATGTGCTTCTTGAGATCCAAGTCAAGATACTCAAAAACAAGATACAAACGCTTCTCGCTGTGCACTACATCCTGCAACCTACCATCAAAAACATTGGTCACCAGATTCAATGAtggtatttattattattaaacttAGATTCTACTTGACAATGTTGCTGTGCTGCATTTCTTTCAAGAGGGAGATCTCTCTAATGGCTGTGCTAGGTACACCTTCATCCTCCTGCTCGAGCCGGATCTTCTTCAAAGCAATAGTCTCATTAGTCACTTTGTCTCGAGCCTTATAAACCACACCGTAGGTTCCTTCACCGATCTTCTCAACTTTCTCGTACTGCAacattatcagcacgatcaATCAACCGAGAGATTCGTCAAAGATTAACCAATGACTATCAACTTCCACCAACCTGATCCATAACGCCCAAAACAAACAAGCTGAAAGCAACTCCGCACTTTGTATATCTGCAGATTGATAATGAGGCATCACAGTACTAAATCTAGTGAAACACTAAGAAATAGAGATTAACATCGAAGGGATTGGGATTGTAAACAGGTTCAAGTTAGAATTCGAACGGAGTAGAAAGAAGCTCCTTCGCTAAGAAATTGATCGGAGGATAACCATATCATCTTACCGGCGACGATCCGATGTAGTGTCAGTGGCTGGCACACCGACggatctctccctctctctctctctctctctctggaaaAGGCAGTGTGGTGAGAGAGAGACGGTGGTTTCTGTGCAGTTTCAAGAGAGTGGACTAGAAAAGAAGGCGATTGACTCagggttttctttttctttttccttttttttttcgtctgcatcgaaaattatgttcgttgtttttcttaacaaatattCTACCGGACTGAATTTACCTAACCACATTAAATCGGTTCTTTATAGCATCAATTCGATATTTTATGCCGCATTAAATCGGTTCCTTTGTCTACCGCATTAAATCGGTTCTTTATACCGCATTAACTTGGTTCTGAGATGAGAAATTTGATGCGAACCTCGACattattcatttttaccactactataaatatattttcaaaaatatatttttcattaaatggcattaaacttttatatttttgttctctatatatataaaataaataattatttcaataaataaaaaatatatgttttcgaattatactttttcaaattcgaaattttatttttgaatttttttttcaaaatttccttttgaaaatcgaaaattatgtttgaaactgtttataattttttttttaaataggacAATTATctcaaataactatttttaaattttgtcacaaaaatagtacccaaaaaagaaaatgatcaaaatagctctttttatgttgaaatttttaatatttatttcttattattttttaatttgaaatcttatcctcaaaactccaccccttaactttaaaccctaaatctagattagttaaccctaaggtaaatatatattttaccctttaataaaacttattttggtcattttcttcccTGAgggctattttgtgacaaaaacttaaaaaaggcTATCCTATGGAATTTCTCttttataagtatttatttatatatttattaaaattctaaatttcacattcagAAAATCCTACCACAtctttcaactctaaaccttaaatctaaattagttaaccctacggttataaatgtcttttacccttcactAAAAGTGATCACTAAAAGTGATCactaaaagtgagggtaaaaatagttagtgtaaacatcaaaagtggtactatgaatatAAGCTCTAAAGATTGTATGATCACACAATAAAGAATAACTCTCTTTATTAACTTgagaaaataactcaaaactcaaacactcacaatatattatctaaaaatgattatatacaaaatataatagaatataGCTAACATTTACTTTAAGTgctatttacaaaatatgctattcgaaaactttaaattttctacttcatataagATACTAAAatgaaatcaattttaattatatatttaatggttatttttaattatgacaaaatATGCTGAAAGAGTTATAAAGAATCTCATCAAAATTTTCTGcttcttatataaaataatacattagtTTAGTAACAAAAAAGTCAAAAATTCATATAACTTTTCAAGATCAAaagttataaaatgaaaaattaccCATACAGATGTGCTGGTCAAAGTCtagtctaaactattaaaacgaAAATACAAATAAGATTTGACTCTGACTTTTCATAAAAAATTACCATCCTATGCCGCTGAAAAAAAACTGTCGTTTTATAATATTCCTAAAATTTACATTACCATTAACCATCATTTCAAATTCCTTTTTTGTTAAACTTTTCTATAGATACGGATTATCTtctatattaaaagagaagtacaattTTTATCTACCAGTAAAAGTCATAACAGGGCCATTTTATTCATTACATCTATTTGGTTATTATGTACATTAATCTATTGAATAAAtaacatttctatttttttaataattataaagatattaaattataaatatgttgAGAAAATTCTAACAAGtcttactaaatatttttaaattataaattgaataatttcgtaattagttctatagtattattataaatcaatttttaaataaaaaataattataaaacaaaagtaaCTAAACTTAGATACtacttttataaattttataattattgtctatattatattaaatagaagtaatatatgaattgaatatgaaattatattaaattggtaaattaacatattttgcaaaaacataatttcacttaaataaataaaaaataatattcaccatttaaaaagattaaaatatcattgaccgtttaaaataattaaaatttgtaaattatgtaatatttttatacaatttttttaatatatgttaaattttaatatctatagattatctatttattacaaaatacatcatctaaaaatgatatatacaaaatttaatagaatataaCTAACATTTACTTTAAGTGCTATTTACAAAGTatgctattttaaaattttaaaattttaaattttccacTTCATATAAGAtactaaaatgaaataaatttaattataaatttaatgtttatttttaattatgaaaaaatttgttgaaaatttataaagaaTCTCAgcaaaattttcagtttttttttatataaaataatgcaTTAGTTTAGTtacaaaaagtcaaaaaatcatatattttttgaagatcaaaagttataaaatgaaaaattaccCACACGGATGTGCGGATCAAAGTCTAGTCTAAAccatcttctctattaaaagagcaGTACAACTTTTATCTACCATTAAATGTCATATTAGGTCCAATATATTCATTACATCTATTTGATTATGTACGTAAATCTAttgaataaataatatttctaatttttttaaatcttttgagaaaaatctaacaaattcatactaaatatttatttaaattaataaattgaataatttcgtaattagtagtatagtattattataaatcaaattttaaataaacaattattataaaaaaaagaaacttaaatttTATGCTACtgtacttttatatattttttaattattatctataatatactaaaatagaattaatatatgaattaaatatgaaattatattaaattggtaaattaacatattttaaaaaaatactttcatttaaataaataaataaaatactattcaccatttaaaaagattaaaatatcattgaccatttataaggattaaaatttgtaaattatgtaatatttttatacaaaaaataaaattgttaatatatattaaacgtgtatatatacaaatatatattatctatttatctattttaaaattacaacaatatattatctaaaaatgattatatagaaaatataatagaatataGCCAACATTTACTTTAAGTTCTATATACAAAATATGctatttgaaaactttaaattttctacttcatataagATACTAAAATGAAAGCaattttaattacaaatttaatggttatttttaattatgacaaaatATGCTGAAAGAGTTATAAATAATCTCATCAAAATTTTTtgctttttatataaaataatacattagtttagtaacaaaaagtcaaaaatttacataatttttcaggatcaaaagttaaaaaatgaaaaattaccCACACAGACGTGTTGGTCAAAGTCTtctctaaactattaaaacaagaATACAAATAAGATTTGAACCTGACTTTTCATAAAAAATTACCATCCTATGCCACTTAAAAAAAACTGTCATTTTATAATATTCCTAAAATTTACATTACTATTTATTTCTGCTTGATTCACCATCATATCAAATTCCTTTTTTGTTAAACTATTCTATAGATACGGATTAATAGTTTAGATACTAGGAATATTCCAATCTTATGTGTGTGATTAAGGGCCTTAATAATAGGCCATAATATCCCTAAATATCTAATTATTATATACGTAAAATATTAAATTGCATCAATAAAATCATTGTATTATAGTTTAAAAAGGAATATTCCATTTTGAAGGCTATAATCTCACAATATCTAGAGTAAGGGTAACCCATATTACTGTGTCATTGAGGGCATTCACGTAAGATTTAAAACCACCAATCGTATTATGACAAATCATTATTTAAGTTtaccatttttaaaaatgtcaattttaccaaaaaatgtttatttcaaactaaaatataaataaatatcaaataaggtaaatttacaaaaatataaatactatattaagttaacataatgtttaatatttttcaaaaattaaaaaataaataacgaaaagaataattaatttaaaaatacaagactttcaaacaagtataactatataaatctaaattaaaattgatgattttcaaattttaggttatatactattgaaaatattcaaaataacatttactatatataaattgatattataaatcattgagaatgttcacatattattttaaagcaccaaaaatataccaaatcgtTTTTAATTGggtatttctaaaaattttaatattacgaaaatttatttcaaaataaaaattaaataattatcaaataagttaaacctacaaaattaaaaacatcatgtacaaatctatactatataaaataaagtttcgaaaattaacataaaaataacaaaaaaatataatagttaatttaaaaatgcaaattactttcaaacaattataactatataaatctaaaacaaataatttacaaaatttaggttatatactgctgaaaatattaaacaaatgcAATAAATCTTTGAGAatatccacatattattttaaagcaccaaaatatgtcaaattaccattt contains these protein-coding regions:
- the LOC125580186 gene encoding cyclin-dependent kinase A-1-like isoform X1, yielding MDQYEKVEKIGEGTYGVVYKARDKVTNETIALKKIRLEQEDEGVPSTAIREISLLKEMQHSNIVKLQDVVHSEKRLYLVFEYLDLDLKKHMDSSPDFSKDLHMIKTYLYQILRGIAYCHSHRVLHRDLKPQNLLIDRGTNSLKLADFGLARAFGIPVRTFTHEVVTLWYRAPEILLGSHHYSTPVDIWSVGCIFAEMITQKPLFPGDSEIDQLFKIFRIMGTPNEDTWPGVTSLPDYKSALPKWKPTDLRSFVPNLDPEGIDLLSKMLLMDPTKRINARAALEHDYFKDLGVMP
- the LOC125580186 gene encoding cyclin-dependent kinase A-1-like isoform X2, with amino-acid sequence MLQYEKVEKIGEGTYGVVYKARDKVTNETIALKKIRLEQEDEGVPSTAIREISLLKEMQHSNIVKLQDVVHSEKRLYLVFEYLDLDLKKHMDSSPDFSKDLHMIKTYLYQILRGIAYCHSHRVLHRDLKPQNLLIDRGTNSLKLADFGLARAFGIPVRTFTHEVVTLWYRAPEILLGSHHYSTPVDIWSVGCIFAEMITQKPLFPGDSEIDQLFKIFRIMGTPNEDTWPGVTSLPDYKSALPKWKPTDLRSFVPNLDPEGIDLLSKMLLMDPTKRINARAALEHDYFKDLGVMP